Sequence from the Fusobacterium periodonticum 1_1_41FAA genome:
AAAATAAATAGATTCCATAAATTATTTATAGGTGGAAGGGCAGTAGAATAGATAAATTTTCTACTTTTATTTATTAGATAATTCTTATAAATTTTATCACAGATAACATAAGCTCCAACTGAAGCTCCAGCTTTACCCAAGGGTATAATTAAGAAGTCTATTTTATCAATTAATTTTTCATTGTATGCAATACCATAACTATGTACTACATAAGAATGTGCTTCATCAATCATCAAAGTAAATTTATATTCATCTTTCAAGTCACAGATTTTTTTTAGGTCTGCACAGTCTCCATCCATACTATAGATACTTTCTGTTACAACTAAGATATCCTCATAAGTTTTAGAATATTTTTTAAGTAATTTTTCTAAAGAATCAACATCTAGGTGATTATATCTTAAGAGTTTAGCTTCTGAATTTAAACAACCATCGTATATACTAGCATGATTTAATCTATCAGTTATGATAAGAGAATTTTTATCAAAAAAAGTCTCTATGACTGAAGAGTTAGCATCGAATCCTGAGTTAAAAACAAGGCAAGATTTTCCATAGATTTCTTCAACTTTTTTTTCTAATCTCATAACAGTTTGATATGAACCATCTATTAATCTTGATGAAGATGATGATAACTTATAGTTATCAAAAGTATAATTTTCATGAAATCTTTGAGATAGAGTTTTATCATTTGCCAAACCTAAGTAGTCATTAGAAGAAAAATTATAAAGACTTTTATCATTAGTCTTTATAGTTCTAAATCTATTTTCACTTTTAAATCCCTCTAGTTCTTTAATAATATTTTCTTTTAACATAGTAATCCCCAATATTTAAATTTAGTTTATTAATAAGCTAAAATAAAGGTTTTTAGCTATATATATAATATCACAAGATTATAAAATAGTGTAGTCTAAACTTTAATTTTTATAAAATTTTATAATAAGATTCTACATCTTCTGAGTTATTAAAGCCTTGCATTTTAGCTAAATTATCCATATTTTTTATAGCTAGATTTATATTTTTTTCTTTATTATCAATAATATAGTCTAAATATAAGCTCAAAGTTTTCTCAGAATATGATAAAAGTTCTCCCCTTAAATACGTTTCTATAGATGTTTCAATGTTATCATCTTCTGAAGAATAAAGAGGTCTACCCATAGATGAAAATATAGGATATCTTTCAAAAAACTCTTTTTCCCATTCCATATAGATGAACATAATTTTATTTACTAAATCAGTTTTTTCTTCACTAGGTTTTTCTAAAATATCTTTTATTTTTTCGTACTCTTCTGGTGAATTATACTTCATCATTTGAGCGTATTTTTGAAATAAAGGATTATTCTTTGAATTTAAATCTTCTAAGTATGATAGCAGAGTTTCTTCATTAAAAGTTTCCCATTGAGATTTTCTCATAATAATAAAGTCTTCTCTATTATCCTGGCAGTCTGCTCTGCCTCCAATATTATTCAAATTAGAAAAATATTTCCATTCTTTTTCTAATATTTCATTAATTATCTTTTCTTTTTCCATTTTCCACCTCTAATAAAATAAAAACCCTTGCATCAGACATATCTGTGTCAAACTGACAAGCAAGGGTGTTGTCAATATTAATCCAACCATGGAGAGTAATTTTTAAAGAACTCATCATCTATATTTTTTTGAATATCCACTCCTAAGTCTCCTAAAAATTCACTGTCACAGTTAGTTAATTTTTGATTTCTTAACTCTTCAGCTAAGACTTTACAAATCTTTCTTACATAAGGTATTTTATTTTGTGCAAACACCATATCTTCTAATAATTTATATATTTCTTTTCCTAAAATTTTTAAATCTAATAAAGCTCTATTAGACCATTTATAGAAAATTTTATATCTTCTATTCAATAGAAATACTAAATGTATTACTTCATCAACAAAAAGATATAGACATTGATTAGCAGCAACTAAATCATTTCTTTTTAGACATCTAGTATAGTTATATTGTCCATGTTGTGAAATATTCATAAGTCTAGTAGCTATTTTATTTTGCCTTATTGGCTCAGGATAGTAGTTTAATAAATCTTTACGAATTTTTGTAAACTCTCCTAAATTATCTAAAAATACTTCTCCATTTGTAACTGTTGCTAAAGCAGTTTCTGGGATTTTTTGCCACTCAGCTATGGTTTTAGGTACATTTGAAGAACCTATAAATTTAAAATAGAAATTTTCTATATCTAAAAGTCCTCTTCTATCTGAGCCCCATTCACTTTCTTTTAATTCTTGGAAGCCTAAATAAGTTTTCGGTAAAGTTTTTAAAGCTTCCTTGATTCTATCTCCATACTTTAAATAATCATCTTTTTTTAGCCATATACAAACTGATGGACCAAAATCATGATCTTGAGAAATCTTGTCATCATAACCATAGCATTCAGATCCTTCTCCAACTAAACCAAAAGCACATAAAGGAAGTATATCACTTAGATTTTTTTCAAATTCAGGTAGGACTATATCATAAAAATATCTTTTAGAAAGTTCTAAGCCCTTAATATTTTCTAACTCTCCTTTTGTAGAATTTTCTATAACTTTATTATTTTTATTCACTTTAGTCTTTTGAGAAGATTTGTCATCAGAATTTTTTCCTAATTCATCTTTTATAAATTCTATATTACTAAGGATATTCTTATAATTATCACTATCTAAGCCCATAGTTTTTTTAGAAATTTCTGCTGCCTTTTCAAAAAATTCTATAGCTTTCTCTAATTGTCTTTCATTATAATAATATATTGCCATATTATTTAAAGAAGCTGAATAAAGCGGATGTTCCTTACCTACATTTTTTTCAAAAATTTCAATAGCTTTATATAGGTATTCAACTGCTTTTTCTTTCATTCTAAGTTGATAACAAGGATTGAATAAGTTACTCAATGTTACAGCATATTCAAGAAGATATTTTTCACTATCGTAATTCTTTAATACATCTAAACTCTTTAAGTGTAAGTCATAGGCAGCTTTCATATCACCAACATTTTGATAATATAAACCAAAGTTATTACATAGTCCCGCATAAGAGAATGTATTATCTGCTGAATTATCTTGGTAAATCTTAACTATTTTTTTATAGTTCTCTTCAAGTAGGTTAAATTTTTGTGCAAATCTATATACCTCAGTTAAATTCAGAAGACTAGTAGCATAAGGAAGATTATTATCACCATACTTTTTCTTTATAATTT
This genomic interval carries:
- a CDS encoding aminotransferase class I/II-fold pyridoxal phosphate-dependent enzyme encodes the protein MLKENIIKELEGFKSENRFRTIKTNDKSLYNFSSNDYLGLANDKTLSQRFHENYTFDNYKLSSSSSRLIDGSYQTVMRLEKKVEEIYGKSCLVFNSGFDANSSVIETFFDKNSLIITDRLNHASIYDGCLNSEAKLLRYNHLDVDSLEKLLKKYSKTYEDILVVTESIYSMDGDCADLKKICDLKDEYKFTLMIDEAHSYVVHSYGIAYNEKLIDKIDFLIIPLGKAGASVGAYVICDKIYKNYLINKSRKFIYSTALPPINNLWNLFILENLTLFHDKIEKLKDLVNFSLTTLKKANIKTSSTSHIISIIIGDNLKTINLSETLKEKGYLIYPIKEPTVPKDTARLRISLTANMKKEELDTFFKILKTEMKKLGVI
- a CDS encoding DUF4125 family protein, with product MEKEKIINEILEKEWKYFSNLNNIGGRADCQDNREDFIIMRKSQWETFNEETLLSYLEDLNSKNNPLFQKYAQMMKYNSPEEYEKIKDILEKPSEEKTDLVNKIMFIYMEWEKEFFERYPIFSSMGRPLYSSEDDNIETSIETYLRGELLSYSEKTLSLYLDYIIDNKEKNINLAIKNMDNLAKMQGFNNSEDVESYYKIL
- a CDS encoding DUF4037 domain-containing protein; protein product: MKLDELNKKREQYQTEGNILKEIEILREILIETEKLYGLESDEYIKALNELGGTLKYVGYYDEAEANLLKSLEIIKKKYGDNNLPYATSLLNLTEVYRFAQKFNLLEENYKKIVKIYQDNSADNTFSYAGLCNNFGLYYQNVGDMKAAYDLHLKSLDVLKNYDSEKYLLEYAVTLSNLFNPCYQLRMKEKAVEYLYKAIEIFEKNVGKEHPLYSASLNNMAIYYYNERQLEKAIEFFEKAAEISKKTMGLDSDNYKNILSNIEFIKDELGKNSDDKSSQKTKVNKNNKVIENSTKGELENIKGLELSKRYFYDIVLPEFEKNLSDILPLCAFGLVGEGSECYGYDDKISQDHDFGPSVCIWLKKDDYLKYGDRIKEALKTLPKTYLGFQELKESEWGSDRRGLLDIENFYFKFIGSSNVPKTIAEWQKIPETALATVTNGEVFLDNLGEFTKIRKDLLNYYPEPIRQNKIATRLMNISQHGQYNYTRCLKRNDLVAANQCLYLFVDEVIHLVFLLNRRYKIFYKWSNRALLDLKILGKEIYKLLEDMVFAQNKIPYVRKICKVLAEELRNQKLTNCDSEFLGDLGVDIQKNIDDEFFKNYSPWLD